The Natronincola ferrireducens nucleotide sequence TTGTTATATCACTGTAAAAATCAGTTATCCTCTATCAATGGTGTAATTCGTCCCGGAATTGTCCATCGAATTGATAAAGATACCTCTGGTTTATTAATGGTTGCAAAAAATAATTGTGCCCATAGATCCTTAGCCGAACAATTAAAAGAACATACGATTACGAGGAAGTACCACGCTATTACCCTCGGAAGAATTAAGGAAAATAAGGCCACTATTAATGCTCCTATTGGCAGACATCCTATTCATCGTTTAAAAATGGCAGTGGTAGAGGGGGGCCGAGAGGCTGTAACCCATATACAGGTATTGGAAAGATTTCATCAATATACATATATTGAAGCAAAGCTAGAAACTGGGAGGACCCATCAAATTCGTGTTCATTTATCCTATATCAAGCACCCCTTACTAGGGGATGAGGTGTATGGAGGCAATACTAAAAAGTTTAACCTAGCGGGTCAAGTTTTACATGCTAAGGTTTTAGGATTTATTCATCCTAGCAAAGGGGAGTATATGGAATTTGAGGTATCTTTACCTCAAAACTTTGAAAGATTATTGAAAATAATAGGAAGTAGTAATTCCCAGGGATAAATTGTTAATTTATAAAGCGAGGTGTAAAAATGAAAAAACAAGTACATTTGATGGATGATAAAGCCATCAATAGAGCTATAACAAGAATAGCCCATGAAATATTAGAAAAAAACAAGGGCGCTAAGGACATTGTTTTAGTTGGCATCAAAACTAGAGGAGTACCTTTAGCACATCGTCTGGTAGAAAAGATTAAACTTATAGAAGAAGTAGTTGTTCCTGTAGGGGTACTGGATATTACTTTATACCGGGATGATCTAACAAAGGAAAATCTTGATCCTGTCATTCACGGCTCTAAAATACATATTGATATAAATGGAAAAAAAGTTATATTAATAGATGATGTTCTATATACAGGTCGAACGGTTAGAGCAGCCTTGGATGCCTTGGTTGACATTGGACGACCAAATACAATTCAATTGGCTGTACTGGTGGATAGAGGACATCGTGAACTACCTATAAGAGCAGATTATGTAGGAAAAAATGTACCAACTGCAAAGGATGAAGTGGTTAAGGTAAATCTTGAAGAAATAGACAAAAACAACTTTGTTATTATTGAAAAACTCTAAAAAAACCCTATGTAAATACATAGGGTTGCTCTTTATCAATAAGGCATTAACTCATTTGATATAGGTTGCAAATAGCCTTCTCGTTTCCGTCTACTAAAATAGTAGTATAATAATCATAGATTACCATACCTGGTTTAGCGCCTTTGGGTTTTCGCACATTTTTCTTTTGGGTATAGTCTACAGCTACTTTTGTAGCGTTTTTGGCTTTGCTATAATAGGCAGCTAAAGAAGCAGCTTCTTCAATGGCTCTTTGTGAGTACTTTTGGTTGTTTCCTTTTAAAATGACGTGGGAGCCGGGCATATCCTTAACATGAAACCATAAATCCTCTTTATCAGCAATTTTTAGAGTGATTTCATCATTTTGCTTGTTGTTTTTTCCTACTAATATTTCAAATCCATCAGAGGATTTATACTTTAAATGACCAGACTTTTTAAAATTAGCAACAACTTTTTTACCGTAACGCTTTTTAAGGTAACCTATTTCTACTAATTCACTATGGATTTCTTCAAGATCTGAAAGATAAGTTGATTGATCTATATTAACAATGATTTGCTCTAGATAATTAATTTCAGTTTGGGTTTTTTCTAACTGTTTATCTATCTCTAACAAAGCAGTTTTTGATTTATTATATTTTTTATAATAGGCCTGAGCATTTTGGGAGGGAGTTAACCTTTTATCTAACTGAAGTTTAATAGCCTGTTGAGCTTCATCATAATAATTAATTACCTCTATGGTATCCATACCTTTTTGAATTTGATATAAGTTAGCAGTTAAAAGTTCTCCCTTTAATTTATAGCTATCAGCTTTCTCTGCTTTTTTTAGATCTTGGTGAAGATTTTGAAGCTTATTGTATAACCGTTCAAGCTTGATGGTGATTGCTTTTCTCATGTCATAGGATTTTTGTTTAATCCTTTCTTTTGAATCACGATGA carries:
- a CDS encoding RluA family pseudouridine synthase, with amino-acid sequence MDKEVFFVSEEEEGIRLDLYISEEYKDLSRSYIQKLIKDSMVKVNNKHEKSKYIVKEGDEIEVLIPPPRELDIKPQNISLDIVYEDEDVIVVNKPQNMVVHPAPGNYENTLVNALLYHCKNQLSSINGVIRPGIVHRIDKDTSGLLMVAKNNCAHRSLAEQLKEHTITRKYHAITLGRIKENKATINAPIGRHPIHRLKMAVVEGGREAVTHIQVLERFHQYTYIEAKLETGRTHQIRVHLSYIKHPLLGDEVYGGNTKKFNLAGQVLHAKVLGFIHPSKGEYMEFEVSLPQNFERLLKIIGSSNSQG
- a CDS encoding Rqc2 family fibronectin-binding protein, whose amino-acid sequence is MALDGLVVSALVYDLNKLLTFNRIEKIYQPEVDEIIIHLRGQGKNLKLLLSANSNYPRIHFTNTNKENPATPPNFCMLLRKYLQGGKIVAIQQPDFERVVKLTIETLDELNMVKSRELIIEMMGRHSNIILIDCEDNKILDSIKRVSLDVSRYRQVLPGLQYAMPPSQNKYNPLTVNSFQDFQTLLNHFSSLSVEKAIYNCFTGISPLIAKEIAFIANVDNDGLISNLSDLEFIELFNGFSFITATVKNHNYVPSIFIDTNRNQYVDFSVVDLKHLSFCTHEAASSTSEMLETFYIHRDSKERIKQKSYDMRKAITIKLERLYNKLQNLHQDLKKAEKADSYKLKGELLTANLYQIQKGMDTIEVINYYDEAQQAIKLQLDKRLTPSQNAQAYYKKYNKSKTALLEIDKQLEKTQTEINYLEQIIVNIDQSTYLSDLEEIHSELVEIGYLKKRYGKKVVANFKKSGHLKYKSSDGFEILVGKNNKQNDEITLKIADKEDLWFHVKDMPGSHVILKGNNQKYSQRAIEEAASLAAYYSKAKNATKVAVDYTQKKNVRKPKGAKPGMVIYDYYTTILVDGNEKAICNLYQMS
- the pyrR gene encoding bifunctional pyr operon transcriptional regulator/uracil phosphoribosyltransferase PyrR; translation: MKKQVHLMDDKAINRAITRIAHEILEKNKGAKDIVLVGIKTRGVPLAHRLVEKIKLIEEVVVPVGVLDITLYRDDLTKENLDPVIHGSKIHIDINGKKVILIDDVLYTGRTVRAALDALVDIGRPNTIQLAVLVDRGHRELPIRADYVGKNVPTAKDEVVKVNLEEIDKNNFVIIEKL